A genomic region of Dickeya solani IPO 2222 contains the following coding sequences:
- a CDS encoding aminotransferase class I/II-fold pyridoxal phosphate-dependent enzyme: MSHFTPPYLNRFLALAQPSATYRVMDRVAARRAAGVQVISLCAGEPDVDTPEHVCEAGIAAIRAGYTRYTQVAGLRSLRAAVAAKFQHENGLSAAINRYRGYTVSVQPARFMPLSPVRRCLAKPPQPEPY, from the coding sequence ATGAGCCATTTTACTCCTCCTTATCTCAACCGTTTTCTGGCGCTGGCGCAGCCGTCGGCGACGTATCGGGTGATGGATCGCGTCGCTGCGCGCCGTGCGGCAGGTGTTCAGGTGATTTCCCTGTGTGCGGGTGAACCTGATGTCGATACCCCGGAGCACGTGTGTGAGGCGGGCATTGCCGCTATTCGCGCCGGCTATACCCGCTATACCCAGGTGGCTGGGTTACGGTCGCTGCGGGCGGCGGTGGCCGCTAAGTTCCAGCATGAAAACGGTTTGAGCGCCGCCATCAACAGATACCGGGGTTACACTGTGAGCGTCCAGCCGGCGCGTTTTATGCCTTTGTCTCCTGTGAGGCGTTGCTTGGCAAAACCACCGCAGCCGGAACCGTACTGA